A section of the bacterium genome encodes:
- a CDS encoding phosphate ABC transporter substrate-binding protein: protein MKKTTIIAVMAALICLTFAGIGAAEVKVDSKLPSYKPVKGVSGSINGVGSDTLNNLMTLWAEGFKKFYPNVSVEIEGKGSSTAPPALIAGTSNFGPMSRKMKDKEVDEFVGKFGYKPVALPTSIDMLAVYVNKDNPVEGMSFPQVDAVFSKSRKMGYKKDISNWGQVGGKGKFSNLPVSIYGRNSASGTYGYFKENVLGKGDYKDSVKEQPGSSAVVQGVATDLGGIGYSGIGYKTADVKVVPLAKKEGGKFIPAEPQYAYSGEYPLARFLYVYVNFKPGSDLDPLRKEFVKYIFSKEGQEVVVKDGYLPVSAKIADEALKSVGIK, encoded by the coding sequence ATGAAAAAGACCACGATCATAGCTGTAATGGCGGCATTGATTTGCCTCACCTTCGCGGGCATCGGGGCGGCTGAGGTCAAGGTGGACAGCAAGCTTCCCTCCTACAAACCTGTCAAGGGAGTTTCCGGGTCCATCAACGGTGTTGGCTCCGACACCCTCAACAACCTCATGACTCTCTGGGCCGAAGGGTTCAAAAAGTTTTACCCCAACGTTTCTGTCGAGATAGAGGGTAAGGGTTCATCCACAGCGCCACCGGCCCTCATCGCCGGTACCTCCAACTTCGGGCCCATGAGCCGCAAGATGAAGGACAAGGAAGTGGATGAGTTCGTTGGCAAGTTCGGCTACAAGCCGGTGGCTCTTCCCACCTCCATCGATATGCTGGCCGTTTACGTGAACAAGGACAACCCGGTCGAGGGCATGTCCTTCCCACAGGTGGACGCCGTTTTCTCCAAGAGCCGCAAAATGGGATACAAGAAAGACATCTCCAACTGGGGCCAGGTAGGTGGTAAAGGCAAGTTCTCCAACCTGCCTGTTTCCATCTACGGCAGGAACTCCGCTTCGGGCACCTACGGCTACTTCAAGGAAAACGTCCTGGGTAAAGGCGACTACAAGGACTCCGTGAAGGAACAGCCCGGCTCCTCCGCGGTAGTCCAGGGTGTGGCCACAGACCTTGGAGGGATCGGTTACTCCGGCATCGGCTACAAGACAGCTGATGTAAAGGTAGTCCCCCTCGCGAAAAAAGAAGGGGGCAAGTTCATCCCGGCCGAGCCCCAGTACGCCTACAGCGGCGAGTATCCTCTGGCCAGGTTCCTTTATGTGTACGTCAACTTCAAACCGGGCAGCGACCTGGACCCTCTCCGCAAAGAGTTCGTCAAGTACATCTTCAGCAAGGAGGGCCAGGAAGTGGTGGTCAAGGATGGTTACCTTCCCGTTTCCGCAAAGATCGCCGATGAAGCTCTCAAGTCCGTGGGCATCAAGTAG